A stretch of Pseudomonas sp. CCC3.1 DNA encodes these proteins:
- a CDS encoding GlpM family protein, with translation MLKAALGAGVVIILAMLAKTKNYYIAGLVPLFPTFALIAHYIVGKGRSVDDLKTTIVFGMWSIIPYFVYLATLYVLVDRLRLEASLALAAVAWLMAATVLVSVWVRLH, from the coding sequence ATTCTTAAAGCTGCTCTGGGCGCCGGTGTAGTGATCATTCTGGCGATGCTGGCAAAAACCAAAAACTATTACATCGCGGGGTTAGTCCCGCTGTTCCCGACTTTTGCCCTGATTGCGCATTACATCGTCGGCAAAGGGCGATCAGTCGACGACCTGAAAACCACGATTGTGTTCGGTATGTGGTCGATCATTCCCTACTTCGTCTACCTCGCGACGCTGTATGTGCTGGTTGATCGGTTGCGGCTTGAAGCCTCGTTGGCACTGGCGGCGGTGGCATGGTTGATGGCCGCCACTGTGCTGGTCAGCGTATGGGTACGCTTGCACTGA
- a CDS encoding alpha/beta hydrolase, which translates to MNAAAFTTGDIDLGEGDAGFVLGTGEVGILLIHGLTGTPTELRRVAQGLAKDGTCTVYVPTLAGHCGDNSDLQATGWQDWYEGVRNTFAAIRQRHQQVFVGGLSMGAVMSMYVASEHPGQVTGLLMYSTTLRYDGWSINKLAFMTPLLMKIPGGVHLCSFEEKPPYGIKNERLRAIVERQMKAGESSNAGLLTMEGVTVRELHRMNAVVKKRMPSITTPALVLHSIEDDITSRWNADYVERHLGGPVTKVLLDNCYHMITVDLQYRRVIELSDAFVKNNSSTSQQTFEYVQHA; encoded by the coding sequence GTGAACGCGGCCGCTTTCACCACAGGTGATATCGATCTGGGAGAAGGCGACGCCGGTTTCGTTCTTGGCACGGGTGAGGTCGGGATCCTGTTGATCCACGGCCTCACAGGCACCCCGACCGAATTGCGGCGGGTGGCCCAGGGCTTGGCCAAGGACGGTACGTGCACGGTGTACGTACCCACCCTGGCCGGGCACTGCGGTGACAACAGCGACCTGCAAGCCACCGGCTGGCAAGACTGGTACGAAGGCGTGCGCAACACCTTCGCCGCCATTCGCCAGCGCCATCAACAGGTGTTCGTCGGCGGTTTGTCGATGGGCGCGGTGATGTCCATGTACGTGGCCTCCGAGCACCCGGGCCAAGTGACGGGCTTGCTGATGTACTCCACCACCCTGCGGTATGACGGCTGGAGCATCAACAAACTGGCGTTCATGACCCCGCTGCTGATGAAGATTCCGGGCGGCGTGCACCTGTGCAGCTTTGAAGAAAAGCCGCCCTACGGCATCAAAAACGAGCGCTTGCGGGCAATTGTCGAGCGCCAGATGAAAGCCGGCGAAAGCAGCAACGCCGGGCTGTTGACGATGGAAGGCGTGACCGTGCGCGAGCTGCACCGGATGAACGCGGTGGTGAAAAAACGCATGCCGTCGATCACCACCCCGGCACTCGTGCTGCACTCCATCGAAGACGACATCACCAGCCGCTGGAACGCCGATTACGTTGAACGACATCTGGGCGGCCCAGTGACCAAAGTGTTGCTCGACAACTGCTACCACATGATCACGGTCGACCTGCAATACCGCCGCGTGATCGAGCTCAGTGACGCGTTCGTGAAAAACAACAGCAGTACGTCGCAGCAAACCTTTGAGTATGTGCAACACGCCTGA
- a CDS encoding amino acid ABC transporter ATP-binding protein codes for MISIKNINKWYGDFQVLTDCSTEVKKGEVVVVCGPSGSGKSTLIKCVNALEPFQKGDIVVDGTSIADPKTNLPKLRSRVGMVFQHFELFPHMTITENLTIAQIKVLGRSKEEATKKGLELLERVGLSAHAHKHPGQLSGGQQQRVAIARALAMDPIIMLFDEPTSALDPEMVNEVLDVMVQLAHEGMTMMCVTHEMGFARKVANRVIFMDQGKIVEDCEKEEFFGDVTARSERAQHFLAKILQH; via the coding sequence ATGATCTCGATCAAGAACATCAACAAGTGGTACGGGGACTTCCAGGTACTGACCGATTGCAGTACCGAAGTTAAAAAGGGCGAAGTGGTTGTCGTCTGCGGCCCATCGGGCTCGGGTAAATCAACCCTGATCAAGTGCGTCAACGCCCTTGAGCCGTTCCAGAAAGGCGACATCGTGGTCGACGGCACATCAATTGCCGACCCCAAGACCAACCTGCCAAAACTGCGTTCGCGCGTGGGCATGGTGTTCCAGCATTTCGAACTGTTCCCGCACATGACCATCACCGAAAATCTGACCATTGCGCAGATCAAGGTGTTGGGCCGCAGCAAAGAAGAAGCCACCAAAAAAGGCCTCGAACTGCTGGAGCGTGTAGGTTTGTCGGCGCATGCCCATAAACACCCTGGCCAGCTTTCGGGTGGTCAGCAGCAGCGTGTAGCCATTGCACGCGCATTGGCCATGGACCCGATCATCATGCTGTTCGACGAACCGACCTCGGCACTCGACCCGGAAATGGTTAACGAAGTACTCGACGTGATGGTGCAACTGGCCCACGAAGGCATGACCATGATGTGCGTGACCCACGAAATGGGTTTTGCGCGCAAGGTGGCCAACCGGGTGATCTTCATGGACCAGGGCAAAATCGTCGAAGACTGTGAGAAAGAAGAGTTCTTCGGTGACGTAACCGCCCGTTCCGAGCGCGCACAGCACTTCCTCGCCAAAATCCTGCAGCACTAA
- a CDS encoding sigma-54 dependent transcriptional regulator: MNHELTVLIVEDDPHVLLGCQQALALEDIHSEGVSSAEQALALVGDNFPGIVISDIRLPGIDGLELLKRLKARDRSLPVVLITGHGDISMAVGAMRDGAYDFMEKPFSPERLVEVARRALEQRSLAREVWSLRRQLAERDSLEGRIIGRSPAMQQLRELIANVADTSANVLIEGETGTGKELVARCLHDFSRRQPQQFVALNCGGLPENLFESEIFGHEANAFTGAGKRRIGKIEHANGGTLFLDEVESMPLNLQIKLLRVLQERTLERLGSNQSIDVDCRVIAATKSDLDQLSKASQFRSDLYYRLNVVTLELPPLRERREDILQLFEYFLQQSSLRFDRTAPELDNQTLSNLMSHDWPGNVRELRNVAERFALGLPAFKKPGSSASQGLGFSEAVEAFERNLLNDALQRSGGNLTQASQELGMAKTTLFDKVKKYGLAH, from the coding sequence ATGAACCACGAGCTGACCGTCCTGATTGTCGAAGACGACCCCCATGTCCTGCTCGGATGCCAACAGGCGCTCGCGCTGGAAGACATCCACAGCGAAGGCGTGAGCAGCGCCGAGCAAGCACTGGCCTTGGTCGGGGACAACTTTCCCGGCATCGTCATCAGTGACATTCGTTTACCGGGCATTGACGGACTGGAGTTGCTCAAACGCCTCAAGGCCCGCGACCGCAGCCTGCCGGTGGTTCTGATTACCGGGCATGGCGATATTTCCATGGCCGTGGGCGCGATGCGTGACGGCGCTTATGACTTCATGGAAAAACCCTTTTCGCCTGAACGGCTGGTCGAGGTGGCACGCCGGGCGCTGGAACAACGCAGCCTGGCCCGTGAAGTCTGGTCGCTGCGTCGGCAACTGGCCGAACGCGACTCCCTTGAGGGCCGCATCATTGGCCGCTCGCCCGCCATGCAACAATTGCGCGAATTGATCGCTAACGTCGCCGATACCTCGGCCAACGTACTGATCGAAGGTGAAACCGGTACCGGCAAAGAATTGGTTGCCCGCTGTCTGCACGATTTCAGCCGCCGCCAGCCCCAGCAGTTCGTCGCGCTCAACTGCGGCGGGTTACCGGAAAACCTGTTTGAAAGTGAAATTTTCGGCCACGAAGCCAACGCCTTCACCGGCGCGGGCAAACGCCGGATCGGCAAAATCGAGCACGCCAACGGCGGCACGTTGTTTCTCGACGAAGTCGAAAGCATGCCGCTCAACCTGCAAATCAAACTGCTGCGCGTGTTGCAAGAACGCACGCTGGAACGTCTGGGCTCCAACCAAAGTATCGATGTGGATTGTCGGGTGATAGCGGCCACCAAATCCGACCTCGACCAACTGAGCAAGGCCAGCCAGTTCCGCAGCGACCTGTATTACCGCCTGAACGTAGTCACCCTCGAGCTACCGCCTTTGCGCGAGCGTCGCGAAGACATCCTGCAATTGTTCGAATACTTCCTGCAGCAATCGTCCCTGCGCTTCGACCGCACGGCGCCCGAGCTGGACAACCAGACCCTGTCCAACCTCATGAGCCATGACTGGCCGGGCAACGTCCGTGAACTGCGCAATGTGGCCGAGCGCTTTGCCTTGGGTTTGCCCGCGTTCAAAAAGCCGGGCAGCAGCGCGTCGCAAGGGCTGGGCTTTTCAGAAGCAGTGGAAGCCTTTGAGCGCAACCTGCTCAACGACGCCTTGCAACGCAGCGGCGGCAATCTGACCCAGGCCAGTCAAGAACTGGGCATGGCCAAGACCACGCTCTTCGATAAAGTTAAAAAATACGGGCTCGCTCACTGA
- a CDS encoding aspartate aminotransferase family protein: protein MSDIRIATAEDQILLEKEAKYCSYGDTVHYIEPPRIFSRCEGSYVWDTEDQAYLDLQMWYSAVNFGYSNPRLNNALKQQIDTLPQIASQYLHKGKIELSERIAVDAKNKFGLDGRVHFNVGGSQSIEDSLKVVRNATNGKSLMFAFEGGYHGRTLGASSITSSYRYRRRYGHFGERANFIPFPYHFRGPKGMTKEEYGSHCVQQFARLFETEYNGVWDPKVGQSEYAAFYVEPIQGTGGYVIPPMNFYSELKQVLDQHGILMVVDEIQMGFWRTGKLWSIEHFDVKPDVIVFGKALTNGLNPLGGIWAREELINPKVFPPGSTHSTFASNPLGTAVGLEMFKMTSEVDYGAMVMAKGKYFLEGLKDLQKRYPIIGDVDGLGLALRCEICGPDGFTPDKATLDYMVEEGMKGDIDIDGKRLGLILDVGGYYKNVITLAPSLEISYAEIDLGIALLDRLLHRAMKR, encoded by the coding sequence ATGTCTGATATCCGAATCGCTACCGCTGAAGACCAGATTCTTCTGGAGAAAGAAGCCAAGTACTGCTCGTACGGCGACACCGTCCACTACATCGAACCTCCGCGTATTTTCAGCCGCTGCGAAGGTTCCTACGTCTGGGACACCGAAGACCAGGCCTACCTCGACCTGCAAATGTGGTACTCGGCCGTTAACTTCGGTTACTCCAACCCGCGCCTGAACAACGCCCTGAAACAACAGATCGACACCCTGCCGCAGATTGCCAGCCAATACCTGCACAAAGGCAAGATCGAGCTGTCAGAGCGCATCGCCGTCGACGCCAAAAACAAGTTCGGCCTCGACGGTCGCGTGCACTTCAACGTCGGCGGTTCGCAGTCCATCGAAGACTCCTTGAAAGTGGTCCGTAACGCCACCAACGGCAAAAGCCTGATGTTCGCCTTCGAAGGCGGCTATCACGGCCGCACCCTGGGCGCGTCCTCGATCACCTCGAGCTACCGCTACCGTCGCCGCTACGGCCACTTCGGCGAGCGCGCCAACTTTATCCCGTTCCCGTACCACTTCCGCGGCCCTAAAGGCATGACCAAAGAAGAATACGGCAGCCACTGCGTGCAGCAATTCGCCCGCCTGTTCGAAACGGAATACAACGGCGTGTGGGACCCGAAAGTCGGTCAGAGCGAATACGCCGCGTTTTACGTCGAGCCGATCCAGGGCACCGGCGGCTACGTGATTCCTCCGATGAATTTCTACAGCGAACTCAAGCAAGTGCTGGATCAACACGGCATTTTGATGGTGGTCGACGAAATCCAGATGGGCTTCTGGCGTACCGGCAAGCTGTGGTCGATTGAACACTTCGACGTCAAACCCGACGTGATCGTATTCGGCAAGGCGCTGACCAACGGCCTCAACCCGCTGGGCGGCATCTGGGCTCGCGAAGAACTGATCAACCCGAAAGTGTTCCCGCCGGGTTCGACGCACTCCACCTTCGCCTCCAACCCGCTGGGCACTGCGGTAGGTCTGGAAATGTTCAAAATGACCAGCGAAGTCGACTACGGCGCGATGGTCATGGCCAAGGGCAAGTACTTCCTGGAAGGCCTCAAAGACCTGCAAAAACGCTACCCGATCATTGGCGACGTCGACGGCCTGGGCCTGGCGCTGCGCTGCGAAATCTGCGGTCCGGACGGTTTCACGCCAGACAAGGCAACCCTGGACTATATGGTTGAAGAAGGCATGAAGGGCGACATCGACATCGACGGCAAGCGTCTGGGTCTGATTCTGGACGTGGGCGGCTACTACAAAAACGTCATCACCTTGGCACCGTCGCTGGAAATCAGCTACGCCGAAATCGACCTGGGCATCGCCCTGCTCGACCGCCTGCTGCATCGGGCGATGAAACGGTGA
- a CDS encoding EamA family transporter, producing MDNTETLNTAPSGWLQGRLGTVVLWALLIALESGGQIATKVGGDQLGQMDFTLQWLHAVMLNSGVWVAIACYIGAFFVWMLILRRSSLSLAFPLSSLVFVGVLLGSWLGLGEHISALHWVGVAVIIAGIALLAEGEPEH from the coding sequence ATGGACAACACTGAAACGCTGAACACCGCACCCAGCGGCTGGCTGCAGGGTCGCTTGGGCACCGTTGTGCTGTGGGCGCTGCTGATCGCCCTTGAAAGCGGCGGACAAATCGCCACCAAAGTCGGCGGCGATCAATTGGGCCAGATGGACTTCACCCTGCAATGGTTACACGCCGTGATGCTCAATTCGGGGGTTTGGGTCGCGATTGCCTGCTACATCGGCGCATTTTTCGTGTGGATGCTGATTTTGCGCCGCAGCAGCCTGTCACTGGCGTTTCCGCTGAGTTCGCTGGTATTTGTCGGGGTGTTGCTAGGGTCGTGGCTGGGGCTGGGCGAACACATCAGCGCGCTGCACTGGGTGGGCGTGGCGGTGATTATTGCCGGAATTGCATTGCTGGCCGAGGGTGAGCCGGAGCATTGA
- a CDS encoding MtnX-like HAD-IB family phosphatase: protein MMQWHIVCDFDGTITRTDVIDNILQRFADPHWETIEEQWVQGEIGSRECLSRQLSLVKASPAELLAYFDTVEIDPDFPDFVDHVIGLGASIEVVSDGIEQGIARILARHYVSLLPILANRLRQVDQNSWRIDFPYASDACRAASGNCKCKSTPSGKRVLVIGDGRSDMCVASSADFVFAKDSLAEHCERNGIPYARFDSFAELPALLAKLPSNAANAPHYSRDQQELFNHV, encoded by the coding sequence ATGATGCAATGGCATATCGTGTGTGATTTCGACGGGACCATTACCCGCACCGACGTCATCGACAACATTCTTCAACGCTTCGCCGACCCACACTGGGAGACGATCGAAGAACAATGGGTGCAAGGTGAAATAGGTTCGCGTGAATGCCTGAGCCGCCAGCTGTCGCTGGTCAAAGCCTCGCCAGCCGAGTTGCTGGCCTATTTCGACACCGTTGAGATTGACCCTGACTTTCCGGATTTCGTTGATCACGTCATCGGCCTTGGCGCGTCCATTGAAGTGGTCAGCGATGGCATCGAACAAGGCATCGCCCGCATTCTGGCCCGCCACTACGTGAGCCTGCTGCCGATCCTCGCCAACCGCTTGCGTCAGGTCGACCAGAACAGTTGGCGCATCGACTTCCCGTACGCAAGCGACGCCTGCCGTGCGGCCTCCGGCAACTGCAAATGCAAGTCCACCCCCAGCGGCAAACGCGTGCTGGTGATTGGTGATGGCCGCTCCGACATGTGCGTGGCGTCCAGCGCCGACTTTGTGTTCGCCAAAGACAGCCTGGCCGAACACTGCGAACGCAACGGCATCCCGTACGCACGCTTTGACTCTTTCGCCGAACTCCCGGCCTTGCTCGCCAAATTGCCAAGCAACGCCGCTAACGCCCCTCATTACTCTCGTGACCAGCAGGAACTCTTCAATCATGTCTGA
- a CDS encoding MipA/OmpV family protein — protein MKTPLPAFLLLTLLSVGAHAADGPGGEVGVGVGYQPYDPSGSRYQTVPLPYFDVDWGDVSLDTDDGLTWNAFKADGWTAGPFINYLSGRNANGSLRGLRDVSDMAQLGGFVQYSPAEFWRVYAQVGQAIGAAGGQGGVLGQVGGELGYPLGMGIIGSSQLAAHFADGRQMSTFFGVSEAEAQASGISRYNASGGFQNVSLTQNFEFPLAEHWSLVASASWIHLVGSAADSSIVKEIGDVNQGTVQTAVSYKF, from the coding sequence ATGAAAACCCCTTTGCCTGCTTTTTTGCTGCTCACCTTGCTGAGCGTCGGTGCGCACGCGGCTGATGGACCTGGTGGAGAAGTGGGTGTCGGGGTGGGTTACCAGCCGTACGATCCGAGTGGCAGTCGTTATCAGACAGTGCCCTTGCCGTACTTCGATGTGGACTGGGGTGATGTCAGCCTTGATACCGACGATGGTTTGACCTGGAACGCATTCAAGGCCGATGGCTGGACGGCCGGGCCGTTTATCAACTATTTGTCGGGTCGTAACGCCAATGGCTCATTGCGCGGTTTGCGTGATGTGTCAGACATGGCGCAACTCGGCGGCTTTGTGCAATACAGCCCGGCCGAGTTTTGGCGTGTGTATGCGCAAGTCGGCCAGGCCATCGGCGCAGCGGGCGGGCAGGGCGGCGTGCTGGGGCAGGTTGGGGGTGAACTGGGTTATCCGCTGGGGATGGGGATTATCGGCAGCAGCCAGTTGGCGGCGCACTTCGCTGATGGTCGGCAAATGTCGACATTCTTTGGCGTGAGCGAGGCCGAAGCCCAAGCCTCGGGGATCTCACGCTATAACGCCAGTGGCGGCTTTCAGAACGTGTCCCTGACCCAGAATTTTGAGTTTCCGCTGGCGGAGCATTGGTCGTTGGTGGCCAGCGCGAGCTGGATACACCTGGTCGGTTCTGCGGCGGACAGCAGCATCGTTAAAGAAATAGGCGATGTGAACCAGGGCACGGTACAGACAGCGGTGAGCTACAAGTTTTAA
- a CDS encoding sensor histidine kinase — MKCDPNLYRGSPPSLAVKPRLLRHLLLPPLIILLTIGLGYAGYRISEHFGIRALNESGERQLELHARTVESELSKYTYLPSLLELESSVSQLLADPTVQNRVTVNQYLEGLNRRSRSRAIYVLDTTGRVVATSNWRDTDSYLGEDLSFRAYFQDAVRGQPGRFYGIGSTTGEPGYYLAHGLEEQGKIIGVAVIKVRLEALEERWQRARLEAYVSDENGIIILSSDPSRRLKSVRPLTAEIKEQLARSLQYYWWPLIELQPLASEQLGEGTEKVTFAANPGGEADEKEVSYLAQTRRLNDTPWDITLLTPLQDLRREAANQGMLVAVAFALLAFLLIAWNERRKVIATRLAAREALQAANSQLERKITERTAHLRASNERLKDQIRERRQAEDTLRLAQDELVQAGKLAAIGQMSTSIAHELNQPLAALRTLSGNTVRFLERGDLKVAADNLSTINNLVDRMGRITANLRSFARRGDDHGQASLSKAIEAVLQLLATPLETSGAHVQRDLSDVELKIDQTRLEQILVNLISNALDAMQGQPTTPQLWLEGEHSEGKFRLRVRDNGPGIAPENRIHLFEPFFTTKPGEQGLGLGLTLSASLAAAAGGSLSVEFPQAGGVAFVLLLPLVQPAKAEPI; from the coding sequence ATGAAATGCGACCCCAACCTTTATCGCGGTTCCCCGCCCTCACTTGCCGTGAAACCTCGCCTGCTACGCCATCTATTGCTGCCTCCACTGATCATCTTGCTGACGATCGGGCTAGGCTATGCCGGCTATCGCATCAGTGAACACTTTGGCATTCGCGCGCTCAACGAAAGCGGTGAACGTCAGCTTGAGTTGCATGCTCGCACCGTCGAAAGCGAACTCAGCAAATACACCTACCTGCCCAGCTTGCTAGAGCTGGAGTCCAGTGTTTCGCAATTACTGGCTGATCCGACCGTGCAAAACCGGGTCACCGTCAATCAATACCTCGAAGGCCTTAACCGACGCAGCCGCAGTCGGGCAATCTACGTGCTCGATACCACTGGCAGGGTCGTGGCCACCAGCAACTGGCGCGATACCGACAGCTACCTGGGGGAAGACCTGTCTTTCCGGGCCTATTTTCAGGACGCCGTGCGTGGCCAACCCGGACGTTTCTACGGCATCGGCAGCACCACCGGCGAGCCGGGCTACTACCTGGCTCACGGCCTCGAAGAGCAAGGCAAGATCATTGGCGTAGCAGTGATCAAAGTCCGCCTTGAAGCCCTTGAAGAACGCTGGCAACGTGCCCGCCTCGAAGCGTATGTGAGCGATGAGAACGGCATCATTATCCTGTCCAGCGACCCGAGCCGACGGCTCAAGTCCGTACGTCCGTTGACCGCTGAGATCAAAGAGCAACTGGCGCGCAGCCTGCAGTACTACTGGTGGCCGCTGATTGAGCTGCAACCCCTTGCAAGCGAGCAACTGGGCGAAGGAACCGAAAAAGTCACGTTCGCAGCCAATCCAGGGGGCGAGGCCGATGAAAAGGAAGTCAGTTATCTGGCCCAGACCCGTCGGCTGAACGACACCCCATGGGACATCACCTTGCTCACGCCCCTACAGGACTTACGCCGCGAAGCGGCCAACCAAGGCATGCTGGTGGCCGTAGCCTTTGCTTTGCTGGCGTTTCTGCTGATTGCCTGGAACGAACGACGCAAAGTGATCGCCACCCGACTGGCTGCCCGTGAAGCGCTGCAAGCGGCCAATAGTCAGCTAGAACGCAAAATCACAGAACGCACCGCGCACTTGCGCGCCAGCAACGAGCGCCTCAAAGACCAGATTCGCGAGCGCCGCCAGGCGGAAGACACCTTGCGCCTTGCCCAAGACGAACTGGTGCAGGCGGGCAAACTGGCGGCCATCGGCCAAATGTCTACCAGCATCGCCCACGAGTTGAATCAACCCCTGGCCGCCTTGCGCACACTGTCTGGCAATACCGTGCGCTTCCTTGAGCGTGGCGACCTGAAAGTGGCCGCAGACAACCTCAGCACCATTAACAACCTGGTCGACCGCATGGGCCGCATCACCGCTAACCTGCGCTCGTTTGCGCGACGGGGTGACGATCACGGCCAGGCCAGCCTGAGCAAAGCGATCGAAGCGGTATTGCAGTTGCTCGCCACCCCACTCGAAACATCGGGCGCGCACGTGCAGCGCGACCTCAGCGACGTTGAACTGAAGATCGACCAGACCCGGCTTGAGCAAATTCTGGTCAACCTGATCAGCAACGCGCTGGACGCCATGCAAGGTCAGCCAACAACCCCGCAGTTGTGGCTTGAAGGCGAACACAGCGAAGGCAAATTCCGCTTGCGCGTGCGCGACAATGGCCCCGGCATCGCGCCCGAAAACCGTATCCATCTGTTTGAACCGTTCTTCACCACCAAACCCGGCGAACAAGGCCTGGGCCTCGGCTTGACCCTGTCTGCCAGCCTGGCTGCGGCCGCTGGCGGCAGCCTCAGTGTCGAGTTTCCGCAGGCCGGTGGTGTTGCGTTTGTCCTCCTTTTACCGCTGGTGCAACCCGCTAAGGCCGAGCCGATATGA
- a CDS encoding EamA family transporter has product MTLMVMLLVAFSIVLDVIGQLFFKIGLDRLPELEGGFRLNAFWGQVFNAPMLWAGIGAYVIEFFVWLEALSRAPLSLLFPAAALAYCGVVFAGNVFLGEHVSRRRWMGTLVITLGVMLVCIAGA; this is encoded by the coding sequence GTGACCCTGATGGTGATGTTGCTGGTGGCGTTCTCTATCGTGCTCGATGTGATTGGCCAGCTGTTTTTCAAGATTGGCCTCGACCGCTTGCCCGAGCTTGAAGGCGGCTTTCGCCTCAATGCTTTCTGGGGGCAGGTGTTTAACGCGCCGATGCTGTGGGCCGGGATCGGCGCGTATGTGATCGAGTTTTTCGTCTGGCTCGAAGCCCTGTCACGGGCCCCCCTGAGCCTGCTTTTTCCGGCCGCCGCGCTGGCGTATTGCGGCGTGGTCTTCGCTGGCAACGTGTTCCTCGGTGAGCACGTCAGCCGCCGGCGCTGGATGGGCACACTGGTGATTACCCTCGGCGTGATGCTGGTCTGCATCGCCGGGGCTTGA
- a CDS encoding ABC transporter permease subunit, which yields MDFFDFSGIVPALPGLWNGMIMTLKLMVLGVVGGVALGTVLALMRLSSSKWLANLAGAYVNYFRSIPLLLVITWFYLAVPFVLRWITGKDTPIGAFESCMVAFVMFEAAYFCEIVRAGVQAIPKGQMGAAKALGMSYGQAMRLIILPQAFRKMTPLLLQQSIILFQDTSLVYTVGLVDFLNASRSSGDIIGRSNEFLIFAGLVYFIISFSASLLVKRLQKRFAV from the coding sequence ATGGACTTCTTCGATTTCAGCGGTATTGTTCCTGCCCTGCCGGGTCTGTGGAACGGCATGATCATGACCTTGAAGCTCATGGTTCTCGGGGTTGTAGGAGGCGTTGCCCTCGGTACAGTGCTGGCGTTGATGCGCTTGTCGTCCAGCAAGTGGCTGGCCAATCTGGCCGGCGCTTACGTGAACTACTTCCGCTCGATCCCGCTGCTGCTGGTGATTACCTGGTTCTACCTGGCAGTGCCGTTTGTACTGCGCTGGATCACCGGCAAAGACACCCCGATCGGTGCGTTCGAGTCGTGCATGGTGGCCTTCGTGATGTTCGAAGCCGCTTACTTCTGTGAGATCGTGCGGGCTGGCGTACAAGCCATTCCAAAAGGCCAGATGGGCGCCGCCAAAGCGCTGGGCATGAGCTACGGCCAGGCAATGCGCCTGATCATCCTGCCTCAGGCATTTCGCAAAATGACCCCGTTGCTGCTGCAACAAAGCATTATTTTGTTCCAGGACACCTCGCTGGTTTATACCGTAGGCCTGGTTGACTTCCTCAATGCTTCGCGCTCCAGTGGCGACATCATCGGCCGCTCCAATGAGTTCCTGATTTTCGCCGGTCTGGTGTATTTCATCATCAGCTTTTCCGCCTCGCTGCTGGTCAAGCGTCTGCAAAAAAGGTTTGCCGTATGA
- a CDS encoding arginase, whose product MNILDLDHSLTAQAPIAQRLADGRATRLDLLELGPKLRLWSTERNYQRFAKCLLQRAKKPANRPELFFIGSGDYHHLTPALLADLPEPVTLIHFDNHPDWVRFAPRRHCGSWVNRALKLPNIKRIITLGPCSDDLQSPQFKGGNLGALRRGDLQLFPWQHAPTKVWGRIGDGPGHEQHENLLHWRNLSEQDWPTFVDNLIQGLPTDAVWITLDKDVLASEDAATNWDQGGMRLTHLLHAIRALAARKRVLGIDVCGEFAKAPHSNLLKRWEAKSDQPPPQRWSDADLLRNSATNEALISLFEELFP is encoded by the coding sequence TTGAATATTCTCGATCTCGATCACAGCCTGACCGCTCAGGCGCCTATTGCTCAGCGGCTCGCCGATGGCCGCGCTACCCGTCTCGATTTGCTGGAGCTAGGCCCAAAACTGCGCCTATGGTCCACCGAACGCAACTACCAGCGCTTCGCTAAATGTCTGCTGCAACGGGCCAAAAAGCCTGCGAACAGACCCGAATTGTTCTTCATCGGTTCCGGCGACTACCACCATTTAACCCCGGCGCTATTGGCTGATCTGCCCGAGCCGGTGACGTTGATTCACTTCGACAACCATCCCGACTGGGTCCGCTTTGCCCCCCGCCGTCACTGCGGTTCGTGGGTCAATCGTGCGCTGAAACTGCCGAACATCAAACGCATCATCACCCTCGGGCCGTGCAGTGATGACCTCCAGAGCCCGCAGTTCAAGGGGGGTAACTTGGGCGCTCTGCGCAGGGGCGATTTGCAGCTATTTCCGTGGCAACACGCCCCCACCAAAGTCTGGGGCCGGATCGGCGATGGCCCTGGCCATGAGCAACACGAAAACCTTCTGCATTGGCGCAACCTGTCCGAACAGGACTGGCCGACCTTTGTCGACAACTTGATCCAGGGCCTGCCGACAGACGCGGTGTGGATCACCCTCGACAAAGACGTGCTGGCCAGTGAAGACGCCGCCACCAACTGGGATCAAGGCGGCATGCGCCTCACCCACCTGCTGCACGCCATCCGCGCTCTGGCCGCCCGTAAACGCGTGCTGGGCATTGATGTGTGCGGCGAGTTTGCCAAGGCGCCGCACAGCAACCTGCTCAAGCGCTGGGAAGCCAAATCCGACCAACCGCCACCACAGCGTTGGAGCGATGCCGACCTGCTGCGCAACTCGGCCACCAACGAGGCGCTGATTTCGCTGTTTGAGGAGCTGTTCCCGTGA